From one Thermatribacter velox genomic stretch:
- the purH gene encoding bifunctional phosphoribosylaminoimidazolecarboxamide formyltransferase/IMP cyclohydrolase — MLQKPSLKGGKTVIRIKTALLSVSDKSGLQELVAFLYNQGVTLIATGGTARFISEMGIPVKEVSEITGFPEILGGRVKTLHPAVEGGILARRELPQDVEDLQKHNIQPIDLVVCNLYPFEKMIASQEKDLEKVVEEIDIGGVTLLRAAAKNHRYVVTVSSPNQYPELIEEMKKNGGAVSEDKALEWAIKAFSRTALYDSQIANYLSKLSQKEEAEFPEYVNIFLTKKADLRYGENPHQKAAFYQDLSFDTSGFMNHLEQLGGKELSFNNLYDTQAAFALVREFQDPAVVIVKHNNPCGVASDPDLAAAARKALAGDPVSAFGGIVAFNRKVTPESVQVFEKLFLEVVIAPDFEPEALEILTSRKNLRILRAPLAESASFDIKKVDGGLLIQDVDAIDLEKEKIQIVTQKQPTEKEWEDLYFAWKVAKFVKSNAIVLAKNKQTVGIGAGQMSRIDALKIAVIKAQNQTQGSVLASDAFFPFKDVVEEAAKYGVTAIIQPGGSIRDQESIEACNRLGISMVFTGIRHFKH; from the coding sequence ATGTTGCAAAAACCATCCCTCAAAGGAGGTAAAACGGTGATCCGCATAAAAACAGCCCTGTTGAGCGTCTCTGACAAGAGTGGTCTTCAAGAATTGGTTGCCTTTTTGTACAACCAGGGGGTAACGCTTATAGCTACTGGTGGTACGGCAAGGTTTATCAGTGAGATGGGAATTCCAGTAAAAGAGGTTTCCGAAATAACTGGCTTTCCGGAAATCCTGGGAGGAAGGGTAAAAACGCTGCATCCAGCGGTTGAAGGCGGTATTCTGGCTCGGAGAGAGCTTCCTCAGGATGTAGAAGACCTTCAAAAGCATAACATTCAGCCCATAGATCTGGTGGTTTGTAATCTGTATCCTTTCGAAAAAATGATTGCCTCTCAGGAAAAAGATCTGGAAAAGGTGGTTGAAGAAATCGATATTGGGGGAGTTACCCTACTGCGGGCAGCAGCCAAAAATCATCGCTATGTGGTCACTGTTTCTTCACCAAACCAGTATCCGGAACTGATAGAGGAAATGAAGAAAAACGGCGGGGCGGTCAGTGAAGATAAGGCCCTCGAGTGGGCTATAAAAGCCTTTTCCAGAACTGCTCTTTACGACAGCCAGATTGCAAATTACCTCAGCAAATTATCCCAGAAAGAAGAGGCCGAATTTCCCGAGTATGTGAATATCTTTTTGACCAAGAAAGCAGACCTTCGGTACGGTGAAAATCCCCACCAGAAGGCAGCTTTTTATCAGGATCTCTCTTTTGACACTTCTGGTTTTATGAACCATTTGGAACAACTGGGCGGGAAAGAACTTTCCTTTAACAACCTCTACGATACTCAGGCTGCCTTCGCTCTGGTGCGGGAGTTTCAGGACCCTGCGGTAGTGATTGTGAAGCACAACAATCCCTGCGGGGTGGCTTCCGACCCAGACCTTGCTGCGGCAGCCAGAAAGGCCCTGGCAGGAGACCCAGTTTCGGCTTTCGGTGGTATAGTGGCCTTCAACAGAAAGGTAACTCCAGAAAGCGTCCAGGTTTTTGAAAAACTGTTCCTGGAAGTGGTTATTGCACCGGATTTCGAACCAGAAGCGCTCGAGATTTTGACCAGCAGGAAAAACCTCCGTATCCTTAGAGCACCTCTGGCCGAGAGCGCCTCTTTTGACATAAAGAAGGTCGATGGTGGATTGCTGATTCAGGACGTTGATGCTATAGATCTTGAAAAAGAAAAAATTCAGATAGTCACTCAGAAACAGCCCACCGAAAAGGAGTGGGAAGACCTCTATTTTGCCTGGAAAGTGGCCAAGTTTGTGAAGTCCAACGCTATCGTCCTGGCTAAAAACAAGCAGACGGTAGGCATCGGAGCAGGACAAATGAGCCGTATTGATGCTTTAAAAATAGCCGTGATTAAAGCCCAGAATCAGACTCAAGGTTCGGTTCTTGCTTCCGACGCTTTCTTTCCTTTCAAAGACGTGGTGGAGGAAGCAGCAAAATACGGTGTAACGGCTATCATTCAGCCCGGCGGTTCTATACGAGATCAGGAGTCAATCGAGGCTTGCAATCGGCTGGGAATATCCATGGTGTTTACTGGGATACGGCACTTTAAGCACTGA
- a CDS encoding ribulokinase, with protein sequence MPEVGPPYFLGIVVGTQGLQSGIFDLRGNVVAMSFYSYPEYHPRPGWAEQDPLDWWKAAQDTVRRCIFEGEVRPEDIAAISVSAVSCTVLPVDRFGNPKYRAIMWMDVRAFEQAERINATQNPILRYAGGHESPEWMIPKALWIKENLPEVFANADLIVECQNWMVFKLTNRWVTSLNNAICKWNYCPTEGGWPVSLLRELRFEEILDKWPRELLAVGQPVGELTKHAAYELGLTPGIPVIQGGIDAYAAMVGLDVVHPQRLALVIGPSTCHMAVSEHPIFSSGIWGPYYEAVVPGLWILEGGQSSTGSIIKWFGENFAPEECREACEVGEDLFVALDRIAAQVNPGADGLIVIDYFQGNRSPYQDPLARGAIWGLSLSHTKAHILRAVYEGTAFGTYHILETLARDGFEVQEVYASGSGAKSKLWLQIHADVTNIPIYLTTVEETSVLGTAIFAAYGSGFFESIADATLRMVKVSGQIYPNQNHHEIYRFYYDKYVRSYFALRDLMHEVSSKEGGKRFST encoded by the coding sequence ATGCCGGAAGTTGGGCCTCCGTACTTTTTGGGAATTGTGGTTGGTACCCAGGGGCTACAGAGTGGAATTTTTGACCTGCGTGGCAACGTGGTGGCTATGTCCTTTTATTCCTATCCAGAGTATCACCCTCGACCTGGCTGGGCTGAACAGGACCCTCTCGACTGGTGGAAGGCAGCTCAAGACACAGTAAGGCGTTGCATTTTTGAGGGGGAAGTGCGCCCTGAGGATATTGCAGCCATCTCGGTTAGTGCCGTTTCCTGCACCGTCCTGCCAGTGGACCGCTTCGGTAACCCCAAGTATCGGGCTATCATGTGGATGGATGTCAGAGCTTTTGAGCAGGCAGAAAGGATTAACGCTACCCAAAACCCCATCTTACGTTATGCTGGGGGTCATGAATCCCCAGAATGGATGATTCCCAAAGCACTGTGGATTAAGGAGAACCTGCCTGAAGTTTTCGCCAACGCAGACCTGATTGTAGAGTGCCAGAACTGGATGGTTTTCAAATTAACCAATCGCTGGGTTACTTCACTCAACAACGCAATTTGCAAGTGGAACTACTGCCCTACTGAGGGTGGTTGGCCAGTTTCCCTTTTAAGAGAACTACGATTTGAAGAAATTCTGGATAAGTGGCCCCGCGAACTCCTTGCAGTTGGGCAGCCAGTCGGAGAGCTTACTAAGCACGCCGCGTACGAACTGGGTCTTACACCCGGCATTCCAGTTATCCAAGGCGGTATCGATGCTTACGCCGCAATGGTAGGCCTTGACGTAGTGCATCCCCAGCGGCTGGCTCTGGTTATCGGGCCTTCTACCTGCCACATGGCTGTTTCCGAACACCCGATTTTCAGCTCTGGTATCTGGGGACCGTATTACGAAGCAGTAGTCCCCGGTCTGTGGATTCTTGAAGGTGGTCAAAGCTCCACCGGTTCGATCATCAAATGGTTTGGAGAAAACTTTGCGCCTGAAGAGTGCCGTGAAGCCTGTGAAGTTGGAGAAGACCTCTTTGTAGCACTGGACAGAATTGCCGCCCAAGTAAACCCCGGCGCTGATGGTTTAATCGTGATTGATTACTTTCAGGGCAACCGAAGCCCCTACCAGGACCCGCTGGCCAGGGGAGCCATATGGGGGTTGTCTTTGAGCCACACTAAAGCCCACATCCTGAGGGCGGTTTACGAAGGTACGGCTTTTGGTACCTATCACATCCTGGAAACTCTGGCCAGAGACGGCTTTGAAGTTCAAGAGGTCTATGCCAGTGGAAGCGGAGCAAAAAGCAAGCTCTGGCTCCAAATTCACGCTGACGTAACCAACATACCCATTTATCTGACCACTGTTGAGGAAACCAGCGTTCTGGGCACCGCGATTTTTGCCGCTTATGGGAGTGGCTTTTTTGAAAGCATTGCCGATGCCACCTTAAGGATGGTCAAAGTCTCTGGGCAGATTTATCCCAACCAGAATCACCATGAGATTTACCGTTTTTACTATGATAAATATGTCCGTAGCTATTTTGCTTTGCGGGATTTGATGCACGAGGTTTCAAGCAAAGAAGGAGGGAAACGGTTTTCTACCTGA